GCGGTTGACGGCTGTCCGCCAAACGCAATGTCCCGGCCCTGAATCGACGGGCCGCGGAAGCCTCGTGCGTAGCGGCCGAACACGTTGACGTCGTCGTTGACGCGGTAAGTCAGGCTGATGTCGCCACTGAGCTCATCGTCTTCAAGGTTAGTGGTCGGCACCGGAGCACCGGGGTTGTTAAACGCGTTGAGCTCTTTTTCGTCATTGGTATAGCGAATGCCGGCCGTCACCGTAGTGCGGTCATTGAGGTCCCAGGCGCCCTGTGCGAACAGCGCCCACAGCTCATCATCGCGCGTGATGGTCGACGGCGGCACAAAGCCCGGGTCGGTGACGTCAGTCAGCTCACTCTCGAAATAATAGAAGCCGGCCTGCCAGCGGAACGATTCAGCGGTGTCGCTGGCCAGTCGAATTTCCTGGGTGAACTGATCGGTGTCGGCCGTGCCGCCGGTAGCTGAAGGAAAGGGAATCGGCCCGGGAAACTCTACCGGCAGAAAACCCGCGCCAAACCCGCCGTCGATGTCGCCAAACGCCGTACGTTCGCCGTCATCGAAGCCGGTGATGGACGTGAGCACCATGTCACCCAGATCCCAGTTAACCTTGGCGGTGAAGCCCCACTGCTCCATGTCGCCGATCGCCTGGCCGGCATCGTGGTAGACGCCGTCGCGGTCGAAGTTCTGATTCAGGCGATTGCTGCCCGGCGTCAGGATGTTGGCCCGGAAATAGGAAGCGGGACCGTCCAGATCGCGCCACCGGAGGGTAAACAGCGCGTTCAGATCGTCACTCGGTTCCCACAGCAGCTTGGCGCGCAGGGCGAACTCTTCGTGCCCGCCTTCGACGTCGTCAGCACCGGTAAACAGGTTGTCGATCCAGTCATCGCGCCGGTTGGCGAGGAAGGAGATGCGACCGGACAGCGTCTCGGACAAACCGCCACCGATGCCGCCCTCAGCAATCACGGTGCCTAGCCGGCCAACCGTCAAACCGAGATCGGCCTCGAATTCCTGGCTGGGCCCTTTTGAGTCGATCTTCACCAGACCTGCTGTCGTGTTTCGGCCGAAGAGCGTTCCCTGCGGCCCCCGAACCACTTCAACCTGGTCGATATCGAAGAGCGGGAAGCTTTTCAGGATCACGTTTTCCATGACCACATCGTCCATGATCACCGACACCGGCTGCGATGCGGCGTTATCAAAATCGATGTTGCCGAGGCCACGAATGTAAAAACGCGGCGCGACGCGACCGTTGGAAGACTCCACATAGAGTCCCGGGACGCGCGCTGACAGCGCCAACACATCGGCACCGCCAGACAAGACGGCAGTCACCGTACTGTTGTCTAGCGCGGCGATGGAAATCGGCACGTCCTGAAGGTTTTCAGAGCGTTTCTGGGCTGTTACGACAATTTCTTCCAGAACCTGCGCAGAGGCGGTGGAGCTGAGGCCTACAGCGATGGCTGCGGCGAGGGTGGTCAGTCTCTTCATGTCCATGCTTTTCGGAGTCTCCTGCAGCGGATGACGGGGATTGGAAGCGGGCGAGTATACCTAATGCTGAGCGGCTTTTGGGGGAGTGGCGCGGCGTCCAGAGTGTGACCAGCACCACCCTCAATAGATTCACGGCAATTTCATGTACATCAAGGCGCTCGTCACGTCGGCTTAACCGCAAAAGCATGATCTCCGGGTTCTACTCGCCGCTCTTCCCAAACCTGATGAGAGCATCACTCATGAAATTTCTTCTTGCTTCTGTTCTGACCGCCGTGATGGCGTTTCCGGCCCTGGCGGGTCACCACGAAAAGAAAGACATTGTCGACACCGCTGTTGCCGCAGGCAGCTTCGAGACGCTGGCCGCAGCCCTGACCGCCGCTGGCCTGGTCGACGTGCTGAAAGGCGACGGCCCGTTCACGGTTTTTGCGCCCACCGACGCCGCTTTTGCCGCTCTGCCGGCCGGCACGGTCGAAACGCTGCTGAAGCCCGAGAACATCGACCAGCTGAAGGCGGTTCTGACCTATCACGTGGTGGCCGGTAAAGTGAAAGCCGCTGACGTGGTTAACCTGACCGAAGCTACCACCGTCCAGGGCAGCCCCGTGAGCATCGCCGTGGAAGGCGGCACCGTGAAGGTGAATCAAGCCACCGTGACCGCGACGGACATCATGGCCAGCAACGGCGTGATCCACGTGATCGACGCAGTGATCCTGCCGCCGCAAAGCTAAGCCAGCTTGCCTTTCGAGTTTCCCGGAGCTTCACGCTCCGGGAAACTGCGACAGATCGGCGACAATCTCCGGGATCCGCTGCCGAAACTGGAAAAACCCTTTCTTGCAGTAAGGCCAGCACACTTCATCCCAGCGCCGGCTGATCTCCTTAAATCGAATCCCTGCGTCGGCCAACCGGTTGGACAGGTCGTCGATTTGCGTACGTCCTGGCCCGACGGGGCAGCGGCTCATGACCACGCTGGCCACACCGTGGTCTCTGGCAAACGCCACCACTTCACCCACGTCGGCCAGTGAGCTTGACGCTCCCACGCCAAAGCGATCGTTCAGCCTCGCGGTGGCGTCCGACAACGCGCCGCCGCTGAAAGAATCCGCGACGTCACCCCGCAGCTGATTTGACTTGAATCGCCGCAGCGACAGCGATCCGATAGCCGCAACCTCGCAACCGGCGTCCAGCTCTGGACGGAATAGGTCGGTTTCCGTCAGAAGAAACACGGCACGACCGTCAATGACATCCCGCTGATGCTCAACAGCGTTAAGCGCGGGGCGCTCCACGTCCGGAAGCTCGCCGGCGCTCTGAGCGAGCCCAGGCGTCTCCGAGAAGCGTCCCTCGGTGAAGCGGCGAATATTGTCTTCGCGCGCGAGATAGGTTTTGCCGACCGTTTGAAACCCCGCCACCCAGCGCCACGACAACGTATTTGACGCTGCGTCGCCATCGACGAGATGGCGCAAAAACCAGTCAGCACCGCGCTCCCAGGGCAGCTTGAGCGTAAAGACCCAAATGCTCGCAAACCACATGCGGGCATGGTTGTGCAGGTAACCAAAGCGGGTCAGCTCATCAGCCCAGACGTCAAAACACTCGATACCCGTCTGGCCGGCGGTCGCCCGCGCCACGGCTTTTTCCAGTGCCGCCGGCAAAGGAGCGCTCAGGGTTGCCTGATAATCGTCCCAAACCTGACGATGCTGCTCCAGCCAGCCACGCCAGTAGGTGCGCCACATCACTTCGTCGACGAACTTCTCGGCAGCATCCAAGCCGTGATGATCCATCGCAGCCTGCACAACCTCCCAGTCGCTCAGCAACCGATGGCTCAGCCACGGCGACAAACACGAGACGTTGTCCCGACGATCCGGACCCAGGTCGAAGTTACGATCGCGCTGGTATCGGCGACCAGCGCGCGGCAAAAAAGCGTCCAGCCGCTCAAGGCCGGCTTGTCGGCTCGGCAAAAATTCGATCATAGAGGGATCTCAAGGGGATGCGGTGATGGGCCCGTCAGCCAGCTATTTCACCAGGCGCAAGCGCACCGGGCCTTTTGCCCTGGAGGGATCGATGGGGCGTCCCCGCTGAAGGATTTCCAGTCGCCCCACGTGGTGAAGCCGACGGGCAGCCATCCGCGTCCGTTCCATCAGCGGCCGCCAGTTGTCCTCATCGGGTGCAACGCGTCGCGCGGCCTCGCTCGGACAAATAGTGGCACCGGCGGCCCGCTCGCTTAGCAGCGTCACGATCGCCGCCTCCAGCTCCTGGTCCTCGTCGCGGAGCCCGCTCTGGCTGCAGGCTTTGGAGCAATACCGCACCTGGTCCCAGTCTCGGGCCCACTTTTTGCGCCAGGTGATGACCCGGCCACAGACCCGACAGTTTTTTGATTCTCTCTCTCGGCTCATTAACGTTCACGAAGCGGGGACAGTTGCTCTGATTCCATGAGGCATGCCTGAGGGTCCAGAAATTAAACGTGTGGCCGACAAGCTGGCCAAAACCGTGCTCGGGGAGCCGCTGGAAACCGTGTGGTTTGCCCATCCCGACGCGCAACGACACGCGGCAGCACTCACTAACAGTAGGGTCATCAGCGTGAAGACCAGGGGAAAGGCGCTGCTGACCGCCTTTGACTGTGGTCTCACGGTTTACAGCCACAACCAGCTCTACGGGCGCTGGTATTTTGTGGCGCGAGACCGGCATCCCAACACCCGGCGAAGCTTGCGGTGGCAGCTGGAAACGGAGAACCGTGCGGCGCTGCTATACAGCGCCTCCGAGATCCGGGTGCTCGAGTCAGACCGCCTGCAGGAGCACCCGTTTCTTGCCCGCGCGGGCGTTGACGTGCTTTCCGATGATCCGACGCCCCAGCAGCTGTTCAAACACTTTCGCCAGCCGCGGTTCGCCAGGCGGTCATTGGCCGCCCTGATGCTCGACCAACATTTTGTTGCCGGCACGGGTAACTATCTGCGGTCGGAAATCCTGTTCTGCGCCGGGCTGCCGCCCGATTGTCGTCTGGCGGATCTCAGCGACGCTCAGGTGCGAAAGCTGGCCAAACAAACGCTGCTCATCACGCAGCGAAGCTACGAAACCGGGGGCATCACCAACGACCCCAAAATTGCCGCCAAGCTGAAGAAGCAGGGATTCAAGCGGGCAGCGCTGCGGCATTTTGTCTTCGCGCGCGCGGAGCTTCCGTGTCACCGCTGCGGCACGCTGGTGAGGCGCATCGAAGCCTCCGGTCGGCGGCTTTATTACTGCCCCGTCTGCCAACCTTCACAAGCGGTTGACCGGGCGTGAAATACCGTTCGCGGTTTTTGGAGACAGCACCATGCAAAGCCTAATGGGAATACTGCTACTGGCCGCCTCCGGCCAGAGCTGCGATCTACTCAACCACGATTTCCGTAAGCTCGCGTCCGACGATTCTGTCAACCTGTGCGAAACCTACGAAGGTGACGTACTGCTGCTGGTCAACACGGCAAGCAAATGCGGCAATACGCCTCAGTACGACGGTCTGGAAGCCATGTATGAGGAATACCGCGAGCAGGGTTTCGCCGTGCTGGGTTTCCCCTCCAACGATTTCATGGGTCAGGAGCCTGGCACCGAAGAGCAGATCGAGGAGTTTTGTCGTCTGACCTACGGCGTGGAGTTTCCGATGTTCGAGAAGACCTTGGTCAAAGGCGGCGACGCACATCCGCTTTTCAAGCAGCTCGCGGCGGCCGATAAAGCGCCGACCTGGAACTTCCAGAAGTACCTAGTTGGGCGCGACGGCAAGTTAATCCGGAGCTTCACGCCCCGAACGCAGCCGAACGATCCTGAACTCGTCAAGGCCATCCAGGCGGCAATCGCTCGCTAGAAAACCCAAACCTTTTTCGAAAAAGGCGCTGGCCTGCGGGTTCAGCGCCTTTTTTTTGCGGTCGCCATGGACAAAAAGGACGACGTCCAAACGTGCGGCAACGCGTTTAAGGGAGAAAATTAAGGAATGCCGCGGGCGTAGCTTTGTAGAGGGAGGGGACCCGACCGAGGGAGGGGAGAATGGGGAGGAACGTTCGGCCGGGCCCCCGCTTTCAACAACCCCTATTCTAGACAATGCTCGTGAATTTCCGGTGAAAATCTAGACGCTTTTCAGATTTTTCTAATTTCTTGCCCAAATAGGAGGACTTGTCGAAGAATTTTGTCTAGAATCTTCGCCTTTATGGTTACCTCCGTCCAATGACTATGGCCGAAAATGCTCACAATCTGTTCTCCATCGGGGCTGTTGCCCGCCTGACGGGCTTAACCACGCATAGCCTCCGCAAATGGGAAGACCGATATCAGGTGGTGACGCCGCTGCGCAGCGACGGCGGTGACCGCCGCTACACGAGCGTGCAGGTGGCGCGGCTGACGCTGCTGAAGGAGCTGGTCGACGCCGGCCACAGCATCAGCGAACTGGCTGGACTCACAACCGAACGGCTCAAAGCCCGCTCGCTGGCAACCCTGATGCCCCGCGAGCCGCGAAGCGAAAACGCGTTTAAGGTAGCTGTGCTGGGAGAATTCCTGCCCGCGCTGCTGGAGTATCACAACCCGCTGTCCCCGTCGCTGGACGTCATTGCCAGCGGCAGCGATGCCGCTGAACTCGACGGGACGCGCGCTGACGCGGTGATCGTTGAAACCTGCAGCCTCGGGGAGCAGCCCGAAGAAACGCTGCACACGATTCGGCGGCTGACGGGCGCCCGGTGTCTGGTGGTGCTCTATCGATTCAGCACCCGCACCGACGCCGCCCGCCTGCGCGCCGCTGACGTGATTTGCCTGCGTATGCCGGTCGATTACCAGGAGCTGCAGCGTCAGGTCGTATCGATGGTGGCCGCGCGAACCGAACCGAACCTCAATGGCGACAGGCCGCCGCCGCAGCGCTACAGCAAGGAGCTGCTGGCGCGTCTGATGACCATCCAGCCGAGCATCGGCTGTGAGTGTCCGGGGCACGTTGCGGAGATTGTCGCAACGCTGATGGATTTCGAGGCGTACAGCGCCAACTGCGAGTCAAAAAACGCCGCCGACGCCCAGATTCACCGCAACCTCCACCTCACCGCATCACGAGCACGCGCTGCCTTTGAGGCGGCGCTCACCGAGGTGGCCGCGCATGAGGGGATCTCGCTCACCGAGACGCTCCCGAGAAGAAGCGCTTCACACTGAGGCGCAGCGGCCGGCGCCGCAGGCCCGGTAGTTTAGGCTAGCCCTTGCTCTCCTGAAGCGCCGCCAGCGCGGCTTCCCGAGCCTCTCGGTGGTCGACGATGGGATGTGGGTAGTCCGTCCCGAGCTCAACGCCAGCTTTTCTTAAGATCTCCACCGGCGCTTCCCACGGGCGATTCAGAAATTTCTGCGGCACCTTTGCCAACTCCGGCACCCAGCGTCGAACGTAGGCACCATCCGGGTCGAATTTTTCGCCCTGACTCATCGGATTGAAGATGCGGAAGTAAGGCGCAGCGTCGGCGCCGCTGCCGGCAACCCATTGCCAGCTAGCGGCGTTGCTGGCAAGGTCTGCGTCGACCAACGTATCCCAGAACCAGTCCTCACCGGCACGCCAGTGCTGGCGCAGGTGTTTCACCAGAAACGAGCCCACCACCATACGAACCCGGTTGTGCATCCAGCCCGTATGCCACAGCTGACGCATGCCCGCGTCCACCAGCGGATAGCCGGTCTGGCCCCGCTGCCAGTGCTCCAGCTCGACGTTGTCGCTTCGCCAGGGAAAGCGATCGAACTGGTCGCGGAAATTTGCCTCGGGCAGCTCGGGAAACAGCGTCAGAAGATGGTACGAAAAGTCGCGCCAGCCCAGCTCGCGAAGATAGGCGTCGCTCGCCTGCCCGCTGACCTCGCCAAAGCCGGCGGCCATCTTGAGCGCCTGCCAAACCTGGTTTGGGCTGATCTCACCGAAGTGCAGGTACGGTGAAAGCCGGGAGGTGTGGTCTTTGCCGGGCCGATCGCGGCCTTCAGCGTAGTCATCCGCTGCGTGGGTCACAAAATCGCGGAGCCGCTCGTGGGCACCGGCCTCGCCCGGCTGCCAGCTCTCCCGCAGGCCACCGGCCCAGTCGGGTTTCGTCGGCAGCAGCGCCCAGGCGGCAAGATCGTCGCTGGCGACGTTATCGCCTTCATACCAGTCCAGCTGATCCGGCATCTCACGCGCGGCCCGATCGCCGATCTGCGCAAGCGAGGCACGCCAGAACGGCGTGAACACCTTGTACGGGCGACCATCGTTGGTGCGAACCTGCTCGGGCTCCAGCAGCAGCCGGCCGGGAAAACGCTTGACGCTCAGCCGCTCACCCAGCAGCGCATGCGCGCGCCGCTGCTGCTCAGCGGCCCAGGGCTCGTAGGCCCGGGAAAAAAAGATTGCCTGGGCGCCAGTCGCCTCAACCACCGACTCCAGGATCTCCTCGGCGGCACCGTCGGCCAGGACCAGCCGCCCGCCCTGCTCCCGGATTCGCCGAGCGAGGTCGTCCAGGCTGTGATGCAGCCACCACCGGCTGGCGCCGCCTTCCTGCCAGGTGCCGGCCGCTGCGCGATCGCGAATGTAAATCGGCAGCACCGGGCCCAGCTCGGCGGCAGCCGCCAGCGCGGCGTGATCGCTGAGCCTTAGGTCGTTGAAAAACCAACAGATTACGGGTGCGTTTGAGTCGGTCATCGTCAGGCGGTGTAGTCGTTCAAGAATTGTTCAGCGGCGGCAAAAATGCCGTCGCGGCGCTCGCTTTTCATTCGGTCCAGCGTTTTGACCATCATCGACAGGCGGTGATTCCCGGCAAAAAAGCTGCGGTGCCGATCCACGAAACGCCAGTAGAGGCCGTCCACCACGTCGCACCACGGGCCCCGGGAATAATCGCTCATCTTGAGCAAATAGTTCGAGCCGCAGATATAGGGTTTGGTCGCAAAAACCCCGCCGTCGGAAAACAGCGCCATGCCGTACACATTCGGGCCCATGACCCAATCCGCCGAGTCGACGTGAGTCACCATAAACCAGTCGTGGACCTGGCGCGGTTCGATTTCGCAAAGGTTCATCAGGTTGCCGACCACCATCAGCCGGACGATGTGGTGCGACCAACCGAGCTTATTCACGGTGTCGATCGCGTGGTCGAGCGGCTCAATCCCGGTCTCACCGGTGAACCAGGCGTCGGTGAGCGATCGATGATGGTTCCAAAAGTTACGTTGCCGCTGTTCCTCATCGAAATGCTGGTAGACGCCACGGATGAACTCGCGCCAGCCGATCACCTGCCGCACAAACCCCTCGAGGCTGTTGAGCGGAATATCGTCGCGCTCCGCCTTTTCCAGCGCCCGCTCGAGCACCTCCGCGGGGGTGATCAATCCGAGATTCATCATCGGTGAAATCACCCCGTGAAAGACGGTATCGCTGCGCTTGCTCAGGGCATCCTGGTAGCGCCCGAAATCAGGCAGCCGGTCCTCGATGAATCGGTTGACCCATACCAGCGCGGAGCGCCGGGTGACCGGCCACCAAAAGTCATCCGCCCTGCCCGGGTGGTCAGCAAAGTGCTCTTTGACCAGCGCCACCACCTCTTTGGTATGGTCGGTCCAGGCCATCTCAGGCATCGCCGGAATGTCCAGCTTCGCTGGCAGCTTCTTTCGGTTGTCCTGGTCGAAGCTCCACTGCCCCCCGCGCGGCTTGCCGTCAGCGTCCATCATCAGGCCAAACGATTTGCGCTGTCGCTTGTAGAAATCCGCCATGAACGGCTTTTTCACCGAGTCCAGATAGCCCGCGAAGTCGTCCCGACTGCTCATGAACATCGGTGAGCGAAGCGTCTCCAGCCCAAGATCATGAACATTGCAAAAATCGCTGATGCGCTCGGCGAAGAAGTGGTCCTCCAGCTCGAAGCAGACGAGCTTCTGGAGCCCGTTGGCGGCGACAAACGCCTCGAGCCGATCCTCGTAACTCTCCTCGGATGCCGGGTCGAGCTGCCGGTAGGTGACGTCAAAATCCCGCCG
Above is a genomic segment from Pseudomonadota bacterium containing:
- a CDS encoding DUF2256 and DUF3253 domain-containing protein, with the protein product MSRERESKNCRVCGRVITWRKKWARDWDQVRYCSKACSQSGLRDEDQELEAAIVTLLSERAAGATICPSEAARRVAPDEDNWRPLMERTRMAARRLHHVGRLEILQRGRPIDPSRAKGPVRLRLVK
- a CDS encoding deoxyribodipyrimidine photo-lyase; the protein is MTDSNAPVICWFFNDLRLSDHAALAAAAELGPVLPIYIRDRAAAGTWQEGGASRWWLHHSLDDLARRIREQGGRLVLADGAAEEILESVVEATGAQAIFFSRAYEPWAAEQQRRAHALLGERLSVKRFPGRLLLEPEQVRTNDGRPYKVFTPFWRASLAQIGDRAAREMPDQLDWYEGDNVASDDLAAWALLPTKPDWAGGLRESWQPGEAGAHERLRDFVTHAADDYAEGRDRPGKDHTSRLSPYLHFGEISPNQVWQALKMAAGFGEVSGQASDAYLRELGWRDFSYHLLTLFPELPEANFRDQFDRFPWRSDNVELEHWQRGQTGYPLVDAGMRQLWHTGWMHNRVRMVVGSFLVKHLRQHWRAGEDWFWDTLVDADLASNAASWQWVAGSGADAAPYFRIFNPMSQGEKFDPDGAYVRRWVPELAKVPQKFLNRPWEAPVEILRKAGVELGTDYPHPIVDHREAREAALAALQESKG
- a CDS encoding TonB-dependent receptor, which translates into the protein MKRLTTLAAAIAVGLSSTASAQVLEEIVVTAQKRSENLQDVPISIAALDNSTVTAVLSGGADVLALSARVPGLYVESSNGRVAPRFYIRGLGNIDFDNAASQPVSVIMDDVVMENVILKSFPLFDIDQVEVVRGPQGTLFGRNTTAGLVKIDSKGPSQEFEADLGLTVGRLGTVIAEGGIGGGLSETLSGRISFLANRRDDWIDNLFTGADDVEGGHEEFALRAKLLWEPSDDLNALFTLRWRDLDGPASYFRANILTPGSNRLNQNFDRDGVYHDAGQAIGDMEQWGFTAKVNWDLGDMVLTSITGFDDGERTAFGDIDGGFGAGFLPVEFPGPIPFPSATGGTADTDQFTQEIRLASDTAESFRWQAGFYYFESELTDVTDPGFVPPSTITRDDELWALFAQGAWDLNDRTTVTAGIRYTNDEKELNAFNNPGAPVPTTNLEDDELSGDISLTYRVNDDVNVFGRYARGFRGPSIQGRDIAFGGQPSTAASEIIDSLEFGVKSQLFDDQLRANVTAYVYDIEDLQLTAVGGTGNNVQLVSVEGGAGYGIEADIQWAASENLTIAAGYAYNYTEIEDSNLLVPVCGSEICTPTDPLVMSPAGLVAEVDGNPFPNAPRSTFNVTADYVYPLSNGNEVFFGLDYVRTGRTEIFIYESREFNHSGNSELGLEVGYSMNNDQYRFSLFGRNVTDEENLIGGIDFNNNTGFVNEPRVWGLTFRGRWE
- a CDS encoding cryptochrome/photolyase family protein, yielding MSESLRSGLLITGSQLFPPNLLPDDAGPVFMCEDVGLCIYVKHHQQKLVLFLAAMREYADELARRDFDVTYRQLDPASEESYEDRLEAFVAANGLQKLVCFELEDHFFAERISDFCNVHDLGLETLRSPMFMSSRDDFAGYLDSVKKPFMADFYKRQRKSFGLMMDADGKPRGGQWSFDQDNRKKLPAKLDIPAMPEMAWTDHTKEVVALVKEHFADHPGRADDFWWPVTRRSALVWVNRFIEDRLPDFGRYQDALSKRSDTVFHGVISPMMNLGLITPAEVLERALEKAERDDIPLNSLEGFVRQVIGWREFIRGVYQHFDEEQRQRNFWNHHRSLTDAWFTGETGIEPLDHAIDTVNKLGWSHHIVRLMVVGNLMNLCEIEPRQVHDWFMVTHVDSADWVMGPNVYGMALFSDGGVFATKPYICGSNYLLKMSDYSRGPWCDVVDGLYWRFVDRHRSFFAGNHRLSMMVKTLDRMKSERRDGIFAAAEQFLNDYTA
- the nei gene encoding endonuclease VIII; amino-acid sequence: MPEGPEIKRVADKLAKTVLGEPLETVWFAHPDAQRHAAALTNSRVISVKTRGKALLTAFDCGLTVYSHNQLYGRWYFVARDRHPNTRRSLRWQLETENRAALLYSASEIRVLESDRLQEHPFLARAGVDVLSDDPTPQQLFKHFRQPRFARRSLAALMLDQHFVAGTGNYLRSEILFCAGLPPDCRLADLSDAQVRKLAKQTLLITQRSYETGGITNDPKIAAKLKKQGFKRAALRHFVFARAELPCHRCGTLVRRIEASGRRLYYCPVCQPSQAVDRA
- a CDS encoding MerR family transcriptional regulator → MTMAENAHNLFSIGAVARLTGLTTHSLRKWEDRYQVVTPLRSDGGDRRYTSVQVARLTLLKELVDAGHSISELAGLTTERLKARSLATLMPREPRSENAFKVAVLGEFLPALLEYHNPLSPSLDVIASGSDAAELDGTRADAVIVETCSLGEQPEETLHTIRRLTGARCLVVLYRFSTRTDAARLRAADVICLRMPVDYQELQRQVVSMVAARTEPNLNGDRPPPQRYSKELLARLMTIQPSIGCECPGHVAEIVATLMDFEAYSANCESKNAADAQIHRNLHLTASRARAAFEAALTEVAAHEGISLTETLPRRSASH
- a CDS encoding glutathione peroxidase, whose product is MGILLLAASGQSCDLLNHDFRKLASDDSVNLCETYEGDVLLLVNTASKCGNTPQYDGLEAMYEEYREQGFAVLGFPSNDFMGQEPGTEEQIEEFCRLTYGVEFPMFEKTLVKGGDAHPLFKQLAAADKAPTWNFQKYLVGRDGKLIRSFTPRTQPNDPELVKAIQAAIAR
- a CDS encoding fasciclin domain-containing protein, with amino-acid sequence MKFLLASVLTAVMAFPALAGHHEKKDIVDTAVAAGSFETLAAALTAAGLVDVLKGDGPFTVFAPTDAAFAALPAGTVETLLKPENIDQLKAVLTYHVVAGKVKAADVVNLTEATTVQGSPVSIAVEGGTVKVNQATVTATDIMASNGVIHVIDAVILPPQS
- a CDS encoding FAD-binding domain-containing protein: MIEFLPSRQAGLERLDAFLPRAGRRYQRDRNFDLGPDRRDNVSCLSPWLSHRLLSDWEVVQAAMDHHGLDAAEKFVDEVMWRTYWRGWLEQHRQVWDDYQATLSAPLPAALEKAVARATAGQTGIECFDVWADELTRFGYLHNHARMWFASIWVFTLKLPWERGADWFLRHLVDGDAASNTLSWRWVAGFQTVGKTYLAREDNIRRFTEGRFSETPGLAQSAGELPDVERPALNAVEHQRDVIDGRAVFLLTETDLFRPELDAGCEVAAIGSLSLRRFKSNQLRGDVADSFSGGALSDATARLNDRFGVGASSSLADVGEVVAFARDHGVASVVMSRCPVGPGRTQIDDLSNRLADAGIRFKEISRRWDEVCWPYCKKGFFQFRQRIPEIVADLSQFPGA